From the genome of Desulfobaculum xiamenense:
AACCGGGACATGGATTCCCATGGCGTCAAGCGCGTTGGGAATCAGAAGAACCGGATGCGGTAAACCACCACCAGCTGCCATTTTCCTTACGCCTCCTTCGCGTTTTTCCCTATCACCTGGGCGGCGCCCCAGATGAGAATCGTGACCACTGCCGTGGAAAGACCTGCCAGCAATGCGCCGACGACCGCGTTTCCCCATGCGATCAATGCAAGCAGTGCAAGCCCGGTCAAGAGAAGACGCCCGTAAAAGCCGAGGAGCAGACGGCTGATGGCGCCCTCACGTTTATGCACCAGATGTTGTGCGAAACGTGCAAGGGAAGAGAAATTGAACGTGATGAGCAGCGCTCCTGCCGCGAAATCGAAAAGCCAAGGCATCATCCAGCCAAGGCCTGCGGCTGCGATACACGATGCGGCGGCGAGATACAGCTGGTTGCGAACGAGGATTCGTACATCCCGCAGGGTGTAGCCCATCCGGTACAGCCGTGCCTCAACCGTTTCGTTTATCGTCTTCATTCTCATCTTTCGTGTCCTTCCCGTTCATCATTCGCATCGCCTGCTCGTACACGTTTTTGAATCCGGCGGCAATGCCGATGAACAGGAAGATCAAAAGGAACCACGGGTTCGTGCCGAGCCATTTGTCGAGGTAGTACCCCATGGCCAGCCCGACGAACGTGGATGCCACCATGTGCATGCCGATGGTGCCCACGTCCCCCATGAGATCGAGAAGAGGCCGTTCATTCTTCTTCCGATTGCCAAAGAACATGATCGCAGCCCCCTTGTTGTGGCGGCCTGCTTTCGTGCAAACATTCACAAACAGCAGGCTCCTATCACGACCAAGCCGAGCAAGTCAACGGATAATCGTTGCATTTTCCGGGACATGCCCTCTGCATTACCCCTTCTGCACACGCATCGACACTGCTCCTGCGGGTGCGTGCGTCCGGGCCGCGCGGTGCGTGGTCCGGGATGCGGGGATGAAGCAGCGCGCGGATGCTACTCGCGAACGTCCCGTTACGCCAGAGAAAATGTGCGGCGGTCAGGATTTTCGTCCAGTGTATGCCCCTGCGAGGCCCCTGCGCAATGTTCCGCACGTTCGAGGCTTCGGCCCTTTGCGGTGTGCGCGTGACGGGGCGTGGTCCTCAAGGGCGACGCCCCGTCATGTGGAAGGCTCGGGCCGCCGCTGATTCCGGATGGACACGACGCCTCGGCCCTACGCT
Proteins encoded in this window:
- a CDS encoding ATP synthase subunit I, with amino-acid sequence MRMKTINETVEARLYRMGYTLRDVRILVRNQLYLAAASCIAAAGLGWMMPWLFDFAAGALLITFNFSSLARFAQHLVHKREGAISRLLLGFYGRLLLTGLALLALIAWGNAVVGALLAGLSTAVVTILIWGAAQVIGKNAKEA
- a CDS encoding AtpZ/AtpI family protein encodes the protein MNVCTKAGRHNKGAAIMFFGNRKKNERPLLDLMGDVGTIGMHMVASTFVGLAMGYYLDKWLGTNPWFLLIFLFIGIAAGFKNVYEQAMRMMNGKDTKDENEDDKRNG